One genomic segment of Belonocnema kinseyi isolate 2016_QV_RU_SX_M_011 chromosome 2, B_treatae_v1, whole genome shotgun sequence includes these proteins:
- the LOC117183089 gene encoding transmembrane protein 199, protein MFVEPIKDHTLKVKPTAKLIDFVAKQVKKKDVPENLIALKSSSKKPETLLTLKDLKWLSSYLEEQRKSSENKIYLHELLEGADVTLPEPEVKPRNPQLVARLEKLQAQQNARDYASMTKGVNPYRRFYPEDSIAAQMKEMNKQLIAIFQFVSTVLAGFAFGFLGIELIVGDLDFGFRLLLGIIISLIIALAEIYFLAKKLSEDGFDSEGLYTKEHQD, encoded by the exons atgtttGTCGAACCAATCAAAGATCACACTCTAAAGGTAAAACCGACTGCTAAACTGATTGACTTCGTCGCTAAGCAGGTGAAGAAAAAGGACGTGCCCGAAAACTTAATCGCGTTGAAAAGTTCTAGCAAAAAACCAGAGACTCTTCTTACTTTAAAGGACCTAAAATGGTTGAGCTCTTATTTAGAAGAGCAGAGAAAATcttctgaaaataagatttatCTTCATGAGCTACTAGAAGGCGCTGATGTGACTTTACCTGAACCTGAAGTAAAACCCAGAAACCCGCAACTTGTAGCGAGATTGGAAAAACTTCAAGCTCAACAAAATGCTAGGGATTATGCATCAATGACTAAAGGCGTAAATCCGTATCGAAGATTTTATCCTGAAGATTCAATAGCTGCACAAA TGAAAGAAATGAACAAACAACTAATCGCGATCTTCCAATTCGTATCTACTGTTTTGGCTGGTTTCGCCTTTGGTTTTCTCGGTATAGAACTAATCGTCGGGGACCTGGATTTCGGCTTTAGATTACTACTAGGAATTATAATTTCCCTAATTATTGCGCTAGCGGAAATTTATTTCCTGGCCAAAAAGCTGAgcgaagatggatttgattcggaAGGTCTTTATACAAAAGAACATCAGGATTAA
- the LOC117167732 gene encoding follicle cell protein 3C-1-like encodes MYHKSLWITLLFAIFPYASPGNVSKGVCGCSVMRKDDRHPIFENNLQINVPCDKEGTDTCQRLCIALAESAKEEAPNVICEKLNETVINLQVELYSKICDDAEWKATGLKNIEPLCCKDGKSTMCSLMY; translated from the exons ATGTATCACAAAAGTCTTTGGATCACTTTACTATTCGCGATCTTTCCCTACGCAAG tccTGGGAACGTGTCAAAGGGTGTCTGTGGATGTTCAGTTATGAGAAAAGACGATCGACAcccgatttttgaaaataaccttCAAATTAATGTCCCATGTGATAAAGAAGGAACGGATACATGCCAGAGACTTTGCATCGCTTtg GCAGAAAGCGCCAAGGAAGAGGCACCGAatgttatttgtgaaaaattgaatgaGACTGTGATCAATCTCCag GTGGAACTATACTCGAAAATCTGTGATGACGCTGAATGGAAAGCaactggtttaaaaaatattgaaccaCTTTGTTGCAAGGACGGAAAATCTACTATGTGTTCACTAATGTATTAG
- the LOC117183091 gene encoding biogenesis of lysosome-related organelles complex 1 subunit 5, producing the protein MAAVVKDVGEIWTRLFDHRPFVQGELTFFVREFQDKRNDREVERLFKIIEYSTDIGQSQLDRAVELGDSQLPSLKANVDVALSMCERVLQREGKFNTENQLKDRRDLRKTEWQKFISEMSEKCLKVDQEFLERENELKEYYVDLERKLHIAP; encoded by the exons ATGGCTGCCGTCGTAAAAG ACGTTGGTGAAATTTGGACTCGGCTTTTTGATCATCGGCCCTTTGTTCAAGGCGAACTCACATTTTTTGTGAGAGAATTTCAG GACAAAAGGAATGACAGGGAGGTTGAACGCCTCTTCAAAATTATAGAGTATTCAACCGATATTGGTCAGAGTCAGTTGGATCGAGCAGTCGAACTTGGAGATTCTCAATTGCCTAGTTTGAAAGCCAATGTCGACGTAGCGTTGAGTATGTGTGAACGAGTTCTCCAAAGAGAAGGGAAATTCAATACC gagaaTCAATTAAAGGATAGAAGAGATCTTCGAAAAACAGAATGGCAAAAGTTTATTAGTGAAATGAGCGAAAAGTGCCTGAAAGTCGATCAAGAATTCCTCGAAAGGGAAAACGAGTTGAAGGAATATTACGTGGATTTAGAAAGGAAACTACATATTGCACCATAA